In the genome of Brachypodium distachyon strain Bd21 chromosome 3, Brachypodium_distachyon_v3.0, whole genome shotgun sequence, the window TTGGCTACTTGTCCGTGTCGGACGAGATCTCAGCGTTGTATGCTGTACTCATGGAGTAGTTTCCCATCACATTATCAGAGTATGAAGTTACTACTCTTCCTTTGGATCTTTGCTCCTTTTTAAGGCTGAATTGTTCGCCATTTTTATGTTCCCCAACAAGTGATTAGTCATGTTTAGGTCTCCCTGTTGTGAGacggttcacgaatctgaaacTGTGCGACCATGGTTCTGAATTTATGTGTAAAAATGGAGTGAGCATTGATAAGTTCATGCAGACTTGCCAGATGTCTATATTTGTAGGGGTCGTATCCTGTGAATCTAGGCAagtccggcggcagcgcgcgcACAACATTCCAAACATCCTCCACAGTGAATTCCATCTCAAGCTCCCGCAAGTCATGGGAAATCACCtgaagaaacccaagatcaAACGCAAAGGCTCCCCTTGTCAGCCTCTTGCCCCGTAATGGtgcagctgccgctgctgccgtcgccggcgagcaGCCTGTCATCATGGACTTAGCTCACAaggacaaaaaagaaaatctataGTAAAGCGCAGCTTTTAATCCCTTTTATCACAAAATACCACCTTTGAACAAACCTTGTACAGTAgcaattttagttttttttttccatttgcAGTTTAGCTGGCAAGAAAACATACTTGCCTGTTCAGAACTTCACACGTTGTAGATTGAAGGTGATGACAAGCGAACCAACAGGCTTGAGCATCTGCCTCTTGTGGAGTACTCTATTCTAAATTGTCATCGAAATATTACTTGTatgtagacgctttttaagaataaatacattcatattttggcaaatttgagtcaagaatttagcatcacagggagtacttttttctGTGGCGATGATATTTTCAGTAAATGTTTTGCATGTGTTGTTCTACTAAATATCAGATAGTATATGTTTATCTCAAAAGTCTAGCAAAATATGTAACGCAATCATATTTTCTACTGTTGTCCCTAATTTGGCACGTGAGATGTAGTCATTGTTACGTTATAGCGATGAAAAATATGCTGGATGTTCTTATACTACTCCTAGCTTTATTATCACGAAACATAGAGCAACTAATTCCTGCCACAATGCGTGGGGAATCATGTAGAAGATGAAAGGCAGGACGAAACATATACTCCCTATATAGAAACAAGGGACCACACACGCGAAACCAATCGTCCCAACAGATTGGGcccctttgattcaaaggaacTACACATGAATTTTTGAAGATCAAGAAATTTTCCTGTGGTGCCAACTTGATTTTTAAGATAGAAAACCATATtcaacaaatttgaaaattttccTTTGTAAAACTGTTGCAAACAGCTATTCAACAAATTctaatgcaaccaaacaacttcTATTACTCAGCGCAGATTGTCATGCCATCtattatttttacattttGTCTACTCGTCCAGTTTTTTAAACGTGTGAACTAACTTTTCAGCAGAAGAAACACAAGGGGATCTTCCAAATAGATATGGAGACAAATTAAGAGTATCACAATAATACATCTCATGATCACAAGTTGCCATACAATCCTAACAAATCAAGAAAGGGCACACTAATAAGCAGCACCCTTAATTGATTATACACGCACTAGTCTCTCGTCCAGATAACAAATTCAAACACAGGAGAGAAATAACAGTAAAATTAAGCTACAACAGGAACCTTCAAGGTATTTAGCTTTGCTCTTCCTcagcgcccgccgcctccctctctTCTGCAGCTGCTGCCATCAGTTCGTCGAATTTCTCCGTCTTGCCAATCAATATTTCAATCTGGCAACGGCAAGTTTACTAGTAAGAAAAACCTGCCGTCCTAATAAAGTAATGCACCGGTATTTGTCATCTGAAGAACACTAACCTTGGCTTTCTGAATTGGGCGGTTCCTAGCATCATCTTTGACATCAACAGTTGATGTCATGATCTCTGCGAGTAATTTGACAAAGTTAAGAGACTAAAAAGAAGATACGATCGAGCAAAATTATGAGAAACACAACTCACTCTTCTCGACAGCAAGGCCGTTatttttcagaatttcagCAACGGTCACCACAGTTGCAATAGCTGAATGGACAAAGTTAACACGTTCAGTAGGGCAAAAAAGATGTAGACAAATAATAGAGTAACAAATAGTCATGTTGaacaacaaagcaaaataaacCAATGAGTGCTCAAGCATTAGCATGAGTATATGACAGGTGTAAGATGAATCTTAACCCGTCTACAAGAAATTACTTTCAAATGCCACACTAAGGCTCCTAAAACCAGTGCAGCTCAAGGATTAAACAGTAATGCACATGATTGCTATTAAATTGCATACACTGATGACTGAACTAGTGCACTCAAAAGCTCAAGTCAGATGGGGAAAGAAGGGGCAATATATTTCAACACTCCACCACATGTCAACAATTACAATATCTGCACAGTCAGTCACAACTGAcaacagaaagttacgaggtaGGACAACATGGCATCGGGAGGTTCATATTTTATCTTAAGTGTTACAAATTAAGATAAGGGGACTGTTGGCTGGACATATTATTCAATCACGAAGCCAATTACAAATTTACAAGTGAAAAGGGAAGAGCGTTGCTTATTTTTGAAGTACAAACTTGCCCTGTTGCCCTCTGTTATGGAGTATAAAGTAATATTGATTCATCGGTCAAATAAGCAACGGTTCTTTCTTTTATAATCAGAAGTCAGTTCTTTCcatagttttttctttttgtacaTGACCTTTTGTAAACGTCTGGAAAACAATTTAATTTTCTGCAGCAACAATGAACAGAACAGGCAAGAGTAATCTTCATACACCCAGGTGGAATTTCCATCATCCAAAtccataatactccctccgtcccatattaagtgactcaaatttgcccaaatatggatgtatctatgcttaaaaagcgtctagatacatgtaatagaaattcacttaatatgggacggagggagtagtaaagtAAGAATAAGGTGCGGATAGCAGATAATGTCCACCGTATATAGCTAAAGTGCTAAATGCTTAGATAATGGGAGAAGTCGACTGTAATCAAAGAGCTATGTGGCATCCATGTTTTGTTTTCCCAACAGGATGGCTGGTTAACTTATATCATAGCAGCATAACATTGCTACCATACGGCACATCTTTATCGACAGAAAACTCAACTAATTTTACCACAAAAATACCACATATCTATGGTTCATTCTTAGCATTGTTGCTTAGGATACAAATTTAGCAGGACAAAGGCCTAAATTAATACATTGATAAGCTTCAAGCAGTGAGGTTTACCCATGCCGAGGGCCGAGAGCTCCACCTCTTCGTGCAGCTGCATGTACCTCTGCAGACAAACAACATATCACACCAAATCAGCCTCGTCAAATGCTCGCGATGCGCTCAAATCCAATCAAATCGCTAGCAAGTACATCTCCTCAGCCGAAACCCCTACCCAAAAACGGCAAATCATATTTAGGATTTATAACCCCCAAAACATGTAGACACTTAACGCCGTTAGGATTCCCAAACCATACCAAACCACACGCTTCTCTGTTCCTCTCATCCACAGGAGAATGGATTGGATATTTTTCTTATACCTTGGCGAGGTTGAcatagaagaagaggggcTTCTTGGTGTTGGAGACCTGGATGCGGTTCTTCTTGTGCCCCTCCGCTccgggtgccgccgccgctgctccggccgCTCCTTCGGCTATGCTGAGGTTGTTCACCGCCTCAGTGACTTCCTCCATGGCAAGAAGTAGAACAGCAGCACTTGGTAGGTAGCTTGGGGAGCGCGAGTAGGGTGGAAGACGAGAGAtttcggcggcgacggagggagggaggagacccTATCGCGGCGTTGGGGTTTTATACGGGGTAGGGTTACGGGGTTTGGGGGTCTTCCGgattctctttctctctgccCTGAAAGAGTCCAAGTCTGACCGACCCTAGCAAAAACTTCAGTACATTCCAAAAATACGTTTCGTTCTCTATCAAGTAGCCCAGGTTCTCAACTAATGCGGTAGCTTAGGCAGCAACTAATCTCTCTCTCCAAAGCGGTAAATAGGAGTAAGAACACCAGCTTTGTGTCccattaagaaaaaaaatacaactgaAGAAAACATGATAGTCAACCTATGAACCAATGTCATAAAGTCTGGTGATAAATTGTCAAATTTGAACTCGAAACACAAAGTGATGGAGATTGAAGAGGAAAAACAGCAACAGAGATTATGTATGAAGGATTATGAGTTAAAGTTCTAACCCGTTGGTTTATACAATCTACTTGTCAGGAGTAACAAAGAGAAGGGTTAGGAATAAGTGAATTGAcaaccaccaactccaaacttATAAGTAGGAAAGATTTGATGTATACCATATATAAGGAACGTCAACTTTTATCTagtgaaaacttgaaaacttttAGTCACAAGATCttaaataaacaaatgaaatactccctctgatcataaattcttgactcaaatttgtccacatatggatgtatctattcttaaaaagcatctagatacatgtaatatttcgacaacaatttaggatcggagggagtaaaagatAAAATCTCTAATCAGTTAAATACATTATATACAAAATCCTAAAGAATCTCACTTCGTGGGTTTTTCACAAAATTACTTTAAGTGATTAAAGCTTTCAACTTTTATCTGAACCATTTATTTGAAATATAATGGTTGGAACCTGAaagttttcaaattttcacTAACTAGAGATTTTCACGCCGAGTAGATAACAACTAGCTtggtttacaaaaaaaaaagcaacccAAATAATTAAGGAATtgatgatactccctccgtccaacaaaagatgtctcaattttgactaaatttgaatgcatctatacgtcaaatttagtcaaaattgagacatcctttgttggacggggGAAGTACTTTTTTTAGGAAAGGAAGTAATGATACTTGTGAACCTA includes:
- the LOC100834322 gene encoding uncharacterized protein At2g34160, with amino-acid sequence MEEVTEAVNNLSIAEGAAGAAAAAPGAEGHKKNRIQVSNTKKPLFFYVNLAKRYMQLHEEVELSALGMAIATVVTVAEILKNNGLAVEKKIMTSTVDVKDDARNRPIQKAKIEILIGKTEKFDELMAAAAEEREAAGAEEEQS